Proteins encoded by one window of Aptenodytes patagonicus chromosome 11, bAptPat1.pri.cur, whole genome shotgun sequence:
- the SIAH1 gene encoding E3 ubiquitin-protein ligase SIAH1 isoform X5, whose translation MTGRSASSLLYSWKGVLCACLPGSKTSKGKEMSRQTATALPTGVIRQPRRLLKDIGPYADCLYVTNLTMNVYGVCVTKERERQKRVRFVFWSLTGTWLNTSNVFRGIH comes from the exons ATGACGGGGAGATCTGCCTCCAGCCTTCTGTATTCGTGGAAGGGAGTCTTGTGTGCGTGCTTGCCGGGAAGTAAAACCAGCAAGGGGAAAG AAATGAGCCGTCAGACTGCTACAGCACTACCTACAG GTGTGATTCGCCAGCCACGAAGGCTTTTGAAGGATATTGGGCCTTATGCAGACTGTCTATATGTGACAAATTTAACCATGAATGTATATGGTGTTTGTGttacaaaagagagagagagacagaaaagagtaAG GTTTGTCTTCTGGTCTTTGACAGGAACTTGGCTAAATACTTCAAATGTTTTTAGAGGAATACACTGA
- the SIAH1 gene encoding E3 ubiquitin-protein ligase SIAH1 isoform X3, whose product MTGRSASSLLYSWKGVLCACLPGSKTSKGKEMSRQTATALPTGTSKCTPSQRVPALTGTTASNNDLASLFECPVCFDYVLPPILQCQSGHLVCSNCRPKLTCCPTCRGPLGSIRNLAMEKVANSVLFPCKYASSGCEITLPHTEKAEHEELCVIRQPRRLLKDIGPYADCLYVTNLTMNVYGVCVTKERERQKRVRFVFWSLTGTWLNTSNVFRGIH is encoded by the exons ATGACGGGGAGATCTGCCTCCAGCCTTCTGTATTCGTGGAAGGGAGTCTTGTGTGCGTGCTTGCCGGGAAGTAAAACCAGCAAGGGGAAAG AAATGAGCCGTCAGACTGCTACAGCACTACCTACAGGTACCTCAAAGTGTACGCCATCACAGCGGGTGCCTGCCCTGACTGGCACTACAGCTTCCAATAATGACTTGGCTAGTCTCTTTGAGTGTCCTGTGTGTTTTGACTATGTGCTGCCACCAATTCTTCAGTGTCAGAGTGGCCATCTTGTTTGCAGCAACTGTCGCCCCAAACTTACGTGCTGTCCAACCTGCCGAGGCCCGCTGGGCTCCATTCGTAACCTGGCTATGGAGAAAGTTGCCAATTCTGTACTATTCCCGTGTAAATATGCCTCTTCCGGATGTGAGATAACTCTgccacacacagaaaaagcagaacatgAGGAGCTGT GTGTGATTCGCCAGCCACGAAGGCTTTTGAAGGATATTGGGCCTTATGCAGACTGTCTATATGTGACAAATTTAACCATGAATGTATATGGTGTTTGTGttacaaaagagagagagagacagaaaagagtaAG GTTTGTCTTCTGGTCTTTGACAGGAACTTGGCTAAATACTTCAAATGTTTTTAGAGGAATACACTGA
- the SIAH1 gene encoding E3 ubiquitin-protein ligase SIAH1 isoform X4, giving the protein MTGRSASSLLYSWKGVLCACLPGSKTSKGKEMSRQTATALPTGTSKCTPSQRVPALTGTTASNNDLASLFECPVCFDYVLPPILQCQSGHLVCSNCRPKLTCCPTCRGPLGSIRNLAMEKVANSVLFPCKYASSGCEITLPHTEKAEHEELCVIRQPRRLLKDIGPYADCLYVTNLTMNVYGVCVTKERERQKRVRNLAKYFKCF; this is encoded by the exons ATGACGGGGAGATCTGCCTCCAGCCTTCTGTATTCGTGGAAGGGAGTCTTGTGTGCGTGCTTGCCGGGAAGTAAAACCAGCAAGGGGAAAG AAATGAGCCGTCAGACTGCTACAGCACTACCTACAGGTACCTCAAAGTGTACGCCATCACAGCGGGTGCCTGCCCTGACTGGCACTACAGCTTCCAATAATGACTTGGCTAGTCTCTTTGAGTGTCCTGTGTGTTTTGACTATGTGCTGCCACCAATTCTTCAGTGTCAGAGTGGCCATCTTGTTTGCAGCAACTGTCGCCCCAAACTTACGTGCTGTCCAACCTGCCGAGGCCCGCTGGGCTCCATTCGTAACCTGGCTATGGAGAAAGTTGCCAATTCTGTACTATTCCCGTGTAAATATGCCTCTTCCGGATGTGAGATAACTCTgccacacacagaaaaagcagaacatgAGGAGCTGT GTGTGATTCGCCAGCCACGAAGGCTTTTGAAGGATATTGGGCCTTATGCAGACTGTCTATATGTGACAAATTTAACCATGAATGTATATGGTGTTTGTGttacaaaagagagagagagacagaaaagagtaAG GAACTTGGCTAAATACTTCAAATGTTTTTAG
- the SIAH1 gene encoding E3 ubiquitin-protein ligase SIAH1 isoform X2 — protein sequence MSRQTATALPTGTSKCTPSQRVPALTGTTASNNDLASLFECPVCFDYVLPPILQCQSGHLVCSNCRPKLTCCPTCRGPLGSIRNLAMEKVANSVLFPCKYASSGCEITLPHTEKAEHEELCEFRPYSCPCPGASCKWQGSLDAVMPHLMHQHKSITTLQGEDIVFLATDINLPGAVDWVMMQSCFGFHFMLVLEKQEKYDGHQQFFAIVQLIGTRKQAENFAYRLELNGHRRRLTWEATPRSIHEGIATAIMNSDCLVFDTSIAQLFAENGNLGINVTISMC from the coding sequence ATGAGCCGTCAGACTGCTACAGCACTACCTACAGGTACCTCAAAGTGTACGCCATCACAGCGGGTGCCTGCCCTGACTGGCACTACAGCTTCCAATAATGACTTGGCTAGTCTCTTTGAGTGTCCTGTGTGTTTTGACTATGTGCTGCCACCAATTCTTCAGTGTCAGAGTGGCCATCTTGTTTGCAGCAACTGTCGCCCCAAACTTACGTGCTGTCCAACCTGCCGAGGCCCGCTGGGCTCCATTCGTAACCTGGCTATGGAGAAAGTTGCCAATTCTGTACTATTCCCGTGTAAATATGCCTCTTCCGGATGTGAGATAACTCTgccacacacagaaaaagcagaacatgAGGAGCTGTGTGAGTTTAGGCCTTATTCCTGTCCATGTCCCGGTGCTTCATGTAAATGGCAAGGTTCTCTGGATGCTGTAATGCCACATCTGATGCATCAACATAAGTCAATTACAACACTTCAGGGAGAAGATATAGTGTTCCTTGCTACAGACATTAATCTTCCTGGTGCTGTTGACTGGGTTATGATGCAGTCTTGTTTTGGCTTTCATTTCATGTTAGTAttggagaaacaggaaaaatatgatGGTCACCAGCAGTTCTTTGCAATTGTACAGCTGATAGGAACACGCAAGCAAGCAGAAAACTTTGCTTATCGACTTGAGTTAAATGGTCATAGGCGGCGATTGACTTGGGAAGCAACTCCTCGATCTATCCATGAGGGAATTGCAACAGCCATTATGAATAGTGACTGTCTAGTCTTTGACACCAGCATTGCACAGCTCTTTGCAGAAAATGGCAATTTAGGCATCAATGTAACTATATCCATGTGTTGA
- the SIAH1 gene encoding E3 ubiquitin-protein ligase SIAH1 isoform X1, whose product MTGRSASSLLYSWKGVLCACLPGSKTSKGKEMSRQTATALPTGTSKCTPSQRVPALTGTTASNNDLASLFECPVCFDYVLPPILQCQSGHLVCSNCRPKLTCCPTCRGPLGSIRNLAMEKVANSVLFPCKYASSGCEITLPHTEKAEHEELCEFRPYSCPCPGASCKWQGSLDAVMPHLMHQHKSITTLQGEDIVFLATDINLPGAVDWVMMQSCFGFHFMLVLEKQEKYDGHQQFFAIVQLIGTRKQAENFAYRLELNGHRRRLTWEATPRSIHEGIATAIMNSDCLVFDTSIAQLFAENGNLGINVTISMC is encoded by the exons ATGACGGGGAGATCTGCCTCCAGCCTTCTGTATTCGTGGAAGGGAGTCTTGTGTGCGTGCTTGCCGGGAAGTAAAACCAGCAAGGGGAAAG AAATGAGCCGTCAGACTGCTACAGCACTACCTACAGGTACCTCAAAGTGTACGCCATCACAGCGGGTGCCTGCCCTGACTGGCACTACAGCTTCCAATAATGACTTGGCTAGTCTCTTTGAGTGTCCTGTGTGTTTTGACTATGTGCTGCCACCAATTCTTCAGTGTCAGAGTGGCCATCTTGTTTGCAGCAACTGTCGCCCCAAACTTACGTGCTGTCCAACCTGCCGAGGCCCGCTGGGCTCCATTCGTAACCTGGCTATGGAGAAAGTTGCCAATTCTGTACTATTCCCGTGTAAATATGCCTCTTCCGGATGTGAGATAACTCTgccacacacagaaaaagcagaacatgAGGAGCTGTGTGAGTTTAGGCCTTATTCCTGTCCATGTCCCGGTGCTTCATGTAAATGGCAAGGTTCTCTGGATGCTGTAATGCCACATCTGATGCATCAACATAAGTCAATTACAACACTTCAGGGAGAAGATATAGTGTTCCTTGCTACAGACATTAATCTTCCTGGTGCTGTTGACTGGGTTATGATGCAGTCTTGTTTTGGCTTTCATTTCATGTTAGTAttggagaaacaggaaaaatatgatGGTCACCAGCAGTTCTTTGCAATTGTACAGCTGATAGGAACACGCAAGCAAGCAGAAAACTTTGCTTATCGACTTGAGTTAAATGGTCATAGGCGGCGATTGACTTGGGAAGCAACTCCTCGATCTATCCATGAGGGAATTGCAACAGCCATTATGAATAGTGACTGTCTAGTCTTTGACACCAGCATTGCACAGCTCTTTGCAGAAAATGGCAATTTAGGCATCAATGTAACTATATCCATGTGTTGA
- the SIAH1 gene encoding E3 ubiquitin-protein ligase SIAH1 isoform X6, which produces MTGRSASSLLYSWKGVLCACLPGSKTSKGKVHRFLLIFIPCSFGWSSVVEEMSRQTATALPTGTSKCTPSQRVPALTGTTASNNDLASLFECPVCFDYVLPPILQCQSGHLVCSNCRPKLTCCPTCRGPLGSIRNLAMEKVANSVLFPCKYASSGCEITLPHTEKAEHEELCEFRPYSCPCPGASCKWQGSLDAVMPHLMHQHKSITTLQGEDIVFLATDINLPGAVDWVMMQSCFGFHFMLVLEKQEKYDGHQQFFAIVQLIGTRKQAENFAYRLELNGHRRRLTWEATPRSIHEGIATAIMNSDCLVFDTSIAQLFAENGNLGINVTISMC; this is translated from the exons ATGACGGGGAGATCTGCCTCCAGCCTTCTGTATTCGTGGAAGGGAGTCTTGTGTGCGTGCTTGCCGGGAAGTAAAACCAGCAAGGGGAA GGTTCACAGATTCCTGCTCATTTTCATTCCCTGCTCATTTGGATGGTCCTCGGTTGTGGAAG AAATGAGCCGTCAGACTGCTACAGCACTACCTACAGGTACCTCAAAGTGTACGCCATCACAGCGGGTGCCTGCCCTGACTGGCACTACAGCTTCCAATAATGACTTGGCTAGTCTCTTTGAGTGTCCTGTGTGTTTTGACTATGTGCTGCCACCAATTCTTCAGTGTCAGAGTGGCCATCTTGTTTGCAGCAACTGTCGCCCCAAACTTACGTGCTGTCCAACCTGCCGAGGCCCGCTGGGCTCCATTCGTAACCTGGCTATGGAGAAAGTTGCCAATTCTGTACTATTCCCGTGTAAATATGCCTCTTCCGGATGTGAGATAACTCTgccacacacagaaaaagcagaacatgAGGAGCTGTGTGAGTTTAGGCCTTATTCCTGTCCATGTCCCGGTGCTTCATGTAAATGGCAAGGTTCTCTGGATGCTGTAATGCCACATCTGATGCATCAACATAAGTCAATTACAACACTTCAGGGAGAAGATATAGTGTTCCTTGCTACAGACATTAATCTTCCTGGTGCTGTTGACTGGGTTATGATGCAGTCTTGTTTTGGCTTTCATTTCATGTTAGTAttggagaaacaggaaaaatatgatGGTCACCAGCAGTTCTTTGCAATTGTACAGCTGATAGGAACACGCAAGCAAGCAGAAAACTTTGCTTATCGACTTGAGTTAAATGGTCATAGGCGGCGATTGACTTGGGAAGCAACTCCTCGATCTATCCATGAGGGAATTGCAACAGCCATTATGAATAGTGACTGTCTAGTCTTTGACACCAGCATTGCACAGCTCTTTGCAGAAAATGGCAATTTAGGCATCAATGTAACTATATCCATGTGTTGA